One stretch of Variovorax sp. 54 DNA includes these proteins:
- a CDS encoding dynamin family protein: MSRSFNQQLDQHGAWRSNFARRLQWLSRWLTDNELLDQAVAERLRALEDQIRTSKVMVAFVAEFSRGKSELINAIFFAGYGRRIMPASAGRTTMCPTELGYDAALAPKLRLLPIETRLEPHSLTHWRERPTRWTELPIEVGDAEQLAQAMGKVAEVRWVSKDEARALGFWNPETPDDNPVQDAEGRVEIPRWRHAVLNMPHPLLEQGLVILDTPGLNAIGAEPELTVSLIPQAHAVVFILGAETGVTRSDLSIWREHLITGDESHDTRFVVLNKIDTLWDTLSTPTQIAQQIERQREGAARLLEVPLAQVLPVSAQKGLQAKIAHDAALLDASRLPALEALLGEGVLGKRETMLRLAVDAGMTALRTEAERLLKVRQRDLSEQALELQGLRGKNVSVIRHMRARIDQEHAEFEGSNTRILALRSVQGKLLREVYAVLGRTALKADMVKLAAALKRPGVKFNVRKVYGETFDALRNNLREVQATTAEIQSMLHATFRQLNAEQGFTLQAPAEPDLSGFEQELGQIERSHIHYLGVGNLIKLAQADFCDKLVRALASRLRLVNEAAMTEVERWSKGASAQIDAQLKERRRNFSKRIEAIERIQNAAGSLDDRLSEIAAQESHLAALQERLHEFTSLIAQHGSQPPAAAAAIADEQLRAA, translated from the coding sequence TTGAGCCGCTCTTTCAACCAACAGCTCGATCAGCACGGCGCCTGGCGGAGCAACTTCGCCCGCCGCCTTCAGTGGCTGTCCCGTTGGCTGACCGACAACGAGCTGCTCGACCAGGCCGTGGCCGAACGGCTGCGCGCACTCGAAGACCAGATCCGCACCAGCAAGGTCATGGTGGCCTTCGTGGCCGAGTTCTCGCGCGGCAAGTCGGAGCTGATCAACGCGATCTTCTTCGCCGGCTACGGGCGGCGGATCATGCCGGCCAGCGCCGGGCGCACCACGATGTGCCCGACCGAGCTGGGCTACGACGCCGCACTGGCGCCGAAGCTGCGCCTGCTGCCCATCGAAACCCGCCTGGAGCCGCATTCGCTCACCCACTGGCGCGAGCGGCCCACGCGCTGGACCGAGCTGCCCATCGAGGTGGGCGACGCCGAGCAACTGGCCCAGGCCATGGGCAAGGTGGCCGAAGTCCGCTGGGTGAGCAAGGACGAAGCCCGCGCGCTGGGATTCTGGAACCCCGAGACGCCCGACGACAACCCCGTGCAGGACGCCGAAGGCCGCGTCGAAATTCCGCGCTGGCGCCATGCGGTGCTGAACATGCCGCACCCGCTGCTGGAGCAGGGGCTGGTGATCCTCGACACGCCCGGCCTGAACGCGATCGGCGCCGAGCCCGAACTCACCGTGAGCCTGATCCCGCAGGCGCATGCCGTTGTCTTCATCCTGGGCGCCGAAACCGGCGTGACCCGCTCCGACCTGTCGATCTGGCGCGAGCACCTGATCACCGGCGACGAGAGCCACGACACGCGCTTCGTGGTGCTCAACAAGATCGACACGCTGTGGGACACGCTGAGCACCCCGACGCAGATCGCGCAGCAGATCGAGCGCCAGCGCGAAGGCGCGGCCCGGCTGCTCGAAGTGCCGCTGGCGCAGGTGCTGCCGGTGTCGGCGCAGAAGGGCCTGCAAGCCAAGATCGCTCACGACGCGGCCCTGCTCGACGCCAGCCGGCTGCCGGCGCTCGAAGCGCTGCTCGGCGAAGGCGTGCTCGGCAAGCGAGAAACCATGCTGCGGCTTGCGGTCGACGCCGGCATGACGGCGCTGCGCACCGAGGCCGAGCGCCTGCTGAAAGTGCGCCAGCGTGACCTGTCGGAGCAGGCGCTGGAACTGCAGGGCCTGCGCGGCAAGAACGTGTCGGTCATCCGCCACATGCGCGCACGCATCGACCAGGAACACGCCGAATTCGAAGGCAGCAACACCCGCATCCTGGCGCTGCGCTCGGTGCAGGGCAAGCTGCTGCGCGAGGTGTACGCGGTGCTCGGACGCACGGCGCTCAAGGCCGACATGGTCAAGCTGGCCGCGGCGCTCAAGCGCCCCGGCGTCAAGTTCAACGTGCGCAAGGTGTACGGCGAAACCTTCGATGCGCTGCGCAACAACCTGCGTGAAGTGCAGGCGACGACGGCCGAGATCCAGTCGATGCTGCACGCCACCTTCCGCCAGCTCAACGCCGAGCAGGGCTTCACGCTGCAGGCGCCGGCCGAGCCCGACCTGAGCGGCTTCGAGCAGGAGCTGGGCCAGATCGAGCGCAGCCACATCCACTACCTGGGCGTGGGCAACCTGATCAAGCTTGCGCAGGCCGACTTCTGCGACAAGCTGGTGCGTGCACTGGCCAGCCGGCTGCGGCTCGTCAACGAAGCCGCCATGACCGAGGTCGAGCGCTGGAGCAAGGGCGCGAGCGCGCAGATCGATGCGCAGCTCAAGGAGCGCCGCCGCAATTTCAGCAAGCGCATCGAAGCGATCGAACGCATCCAGAACGCCGCGGGCAGCCTCGATGACCGGCTGTCCGAGATCGCCGCGCAAGAGAGCCACCTGGCTGCGCTGCAGGAGCGCCTGCACGAGTTCACCTCGCTGATCGCGCAGCACGGCAGCCAGCCGCCTGCCGCGGCCGCCGCCATCGCGGACGAGCAACTGCGTGCGGCCTGA
- the mutM gene encoding bifunctional DNA-formamidopyrimidine glycosylase/DNA-(apurinic or apyrimidinic site) lyase, with amino-acid sequence MPELPEVEVTRRGFADRIAGARIESVRIGKPLRWALMVLPHALVGRRVREVRRRGKYLLIDLDRGLLLLHLGMSGSLRFDIHLPEPGVHDHFDLVTELGTLRLNDPRRFGAVVYVDDEEAPWALKLLGGLGMEPLGDAFDLDAFHAGLKKRRTAIKQVLLAGDVVVGVGNIYASEALFMAGIRPTLSAARISRPRAAKLHAAVREILARAVEKGGSTLRDFSNVDGQSGYFQLEATVYGRAGEPCRVCGTPIRQMKQGQRSTYYCPHCQKS; translated from the coding sequence ATGCCTGAACTACCCGAAGTCGAAGTCACCCGGCGCGGCTTTGCCGACCGCATCGCCGGCGCGCGCATCGAGTCCGTGCGCATCGGCAAGCCGCTGCGCTGGGCGCTGATGGTGCTGCCGCATGCGCTGGTCGGGCGCCGCGTGCGCGAGGTGCGTCGCCGCGGCAAGTACCTGCTGATCGACCTGGACCGCGGGCTGCTGCTGCTGCACCTGGGCATGTCGGGCAGCCTGCGTTTCGACATCCACCTGCCGGAGCCCGGCGTGCACGACCACTTCGACCTCGTCACCGAACTCGGGACCCTGCGGCTGAACGACCCGCGCCGCTTCGGCGCCGTGGTCTATGTGGACGACGAAGAGGCGCCCTGGGCCCTCAAGCTGCTCGGCGGACTGGGCATGGAGCCGCTGGGCGATGCCTTCGACCTCGACGCCTTCCACGCGGGGCTGAAGAAACGCCGCACGGCTATCAAGCAGGTGCTGCTTGCGGGCGACGTGGTGGTGGGCGTCGGCAACATCTACGCGTCGGAGGCGCTGTTCATGGCGGGCATCCGCCCGACCTTGTCGGCAGCGCGCATCAGCCGGCCGCGCGCGGCGAAGCTGCATGCGGCGGTGCGCGAAATCCTGGCGCGGGCGGTGGAGAAGGGCGGCAGCACCCTGCGTGACTTCTCGAACGTGGACGGGCAGAGCGGCTACTTCCAGCTCGAAGCGACCGTCTACGGCCGCGCGGGCGAGCCGTGCCGGGTGTGCGGTACGCCGATCCGGCAAATGAAACAGGGGCAGCGCTCCACTTATTACTGCCCCCATTGCCAGAAATCGTAG
- a CDS encoding tetratricopeptide repeat protein yields the protein MNPSPRRHRLAAAASLVLLAYATQAQSLEPTAAGNPAPAIERTAPPKPPVRPRATTAAKPAAEAAQPSALTADLFYEILMGEITARSGDPGSGYSLVLDAARRLRDGKLFQRAVEIALQSRSGDAAISAARAWQEALPNSRDARRIELQILIALNRISETVDPLRAEVAATSQIERPLLMAVIARTYGRAADKKLAASVVEQALVDELKSPTTGGLAWATVGRLRLNAGDPSGALDAARKGQAIDPASEAPSALALDLIDPGQPLAEPIVTRYLANNPKASPDLRIAYARTLVENRRFSDATAQLQTLTAARPELAEPWLLLGSLQMQARQEAAAESSLKRYVDLMTAPGQSQDAGDVADRKRGLTQAYLVLSQLAERRKDFQAADRWVSRIDSSDNQSAIQGRRASLLAKQGKLPQARELLRALPERTADERKQKLLAEAQLLREAKQYQAAYDLLAQASAAAPDDGDLVYDQAMMAEKLNRLDDMERLLRRLMALKPESQNAYNALGYSFAERKIRLDEARTLIQKAVQLAPEDPFIADSLGWVEFRLGNTAEAIRILEAAYKTRPDPEIGAHFGEVLWSAGQKDRAVAIWKESLLTDAENETLQETLKRLRVKP from the coding sequence ATGAACCCATCGCCCCGCCGTCACCGCCTTGCGGCGGCCGCGTCTCTCGTGCTGCTTGCCTATGCAACGCAGGCCCAGTCTCTTGAACCCACCGCCGCCGGCAACCCCGCTCCCGCCATCGAGCGCACAGCGCCGCCGAAGCCGCCGGTGCGACCCCGGGCCACCACGGCCGCCAAGCCGGCCGCCGAGGCCGCACAGCCGTCGGCGCTGACGGCCGACCTGTTCTACGAAATCCTCATGGGCGAGATCACCGCCCGCTCCGGCGACCCCGGCTCCGGCTATTCGCTGGTGCTCGACGCCGCTCGGCGCCTGCGCGACGGCAAGCTGTTCCAGCGCGCGGTCGAGATTGCGCTGCAGTCGCGCTCCGGCGACGCGGCCATCTCCGCGGCGCGCGCCTGGCAGGAAGCGCTGCCCAATTCGCGCGATGCCCGGCGCATCGAGCTGCAGATCCTGATCGCGCTGAACCGCATCAGCGAAACCGTCGATCCGCTGCGCGCCGAAGTCGCGGCCACCTCGCAGATCGAGCGCCCCCTGCTGATGGCGGTGATCGCGCGCACCTACGGCCGCGCCGCCGACAAGAAACTCGCCGCCTCGGTGGTCGAGCAGGCGCTGGTCGACGAACTCAAGAGCCCGACCACCGGTGGACTGGCCTGGGCCACCGTGGGCCGACTGCGCCTGAACGCTGGCGACCCCTCGGGGGCGCTGGACGCCGCGCGCAAGGGGCAGGCGATCGATCCGGCGTCCGAGGCGCCCTCGGCGCTGGCGCTCGACCTCATCGACCCGGGCCAGCCGCTGGCCGAGCCGATCGTCACGCGCTACCTCGCCAACAACCCCAAGGCCTCGCCCGACCTGCGCATCGCCTATGCGCGCACGCTGGTCGAGAACCGCCGCTTCAGCGACGCCACCGCACAGCTCCAGACCCTGACGGCGGCACGCCCCGAACTGGCAGAGCCCTGGCTGCTGCTCGGCAGCCTGCAGATGCAGGCCCGCCAGGAAGCGGCGGCCGAAAGCTCGCTCAAGCGCTACGTCGACCTGATGACCGCCCCGGGCCAAAGCCAGGACGCCGGTGACGTCGCCGACCGCAAGCGCGGGCTGACGCAGGCGTATCTCGTGCTGTCGCAGCTGGCCGAACGACGCAAGGATTTCCAGGCGGCCGACCGCTGGGTCTCGCGCATCGACAGCTCCGACAACCAGAGCGCCATCCAGGGCCGCCGCGCCAGCCTGCTCGCGAAGCAAGGCAAGCTGCCCCAGGCCCGCGAGCTGCTGCGCGCACTGCCCGAGCGCACGGCGGACGAGCGCAAGCAGAAACTGCTCGCCGAAGCCCAGTTGCTGCGCGAAGCCAAGCAATACCAGGCCGCTTACGACCTGCTGGCCCAAGCCTCGGCGGCTGCGCCGGACGATGGCGACCTCGTCTACGACCAGGCCATGATGGCCGAGAAGCTCAACCGCCTGGACGACATGGAGCGGCTGCTGCGCCGCCTGATGGCGCTCAAGCCCGAGAGCCAGAACGCCTACAACGCGCTGGGCTACTCGTTTGCCGAGCGCAAGATCCGGCTCGACGAGGCCCGCACGCTCATCCAGAAGGCCGTGCAGCTCGCGCCCGAAGACCCGTTCATTGCCGACAGCCTGGGCTGGGTCGAGTTCCGGCTCGGCAACACGGCGGAGGCGATCCGCATCCTCGAGGCGGCCTACAAGACGCGGCCCGACCCCGAGATCGGCGCGCATTTCGGTGAAGTGCTGTGGTCGGCTGGTCAGAAGGACCGCGCTGTCGCGATCTGGAAAGAGTCGCTGCTCACGGACGCCGAAAACGAGACGCTGCAGGAAACCCTCAAGCGCCTGCGCGTCAAACCCTGA
- a CDS encoding lipoprotein insertase outer membrane protein LolB: MASITHTTPTGDDNALTRRAALGAGGGALLLWLTGCAQLSGGPAAAPGRSASWSGRMSLRIDSEPVQTFAALFELRGSAETGDLTLTTPIGSTLAQLHWAPGEALLKNGSDTRRYDSVDALIEAATGAAIPVGALFGWLDGRADPVPGWRADLGQLSNGRLQATRESPAPRADLRIVFERS; encoded by the coding sequence ATGGCATCGATCACGCACACGACTCCCACGGGGGACGACAACGCCCTCACCCGCCGCGCGGCGCTCGGCGCGGGCGGCGGTGCATTGCTGCTGTGGCTGACGGGCTGCGCCCAGCTCTCGGGCGGCCCCGCTGCCGCTCCCGGGCGTTCGGCCAGTTGGAGCGGCCGCATGTCGCTGCGCATCGACAGCGAACCCGTCCAGACCTTTGCCGCCCTGTTCGAGCTGCGCGGCTCGGCCGAAACCGGCGACCTGACACTGACCACGCCCATCGGCAGCACGCTCGCGCAACTGCACTGGGCGCCGGGTGAAGCCCTGCTGAAGAACGGCAGCGACACCCGCCGCTACGACTCCGTCGATGCGCTGATCGAAGCCGCCACGGGCGCCGCCATTCCGGTCGGCGCGCTGTTCGGCTGGCTCGACGGCCGCGCCGACCCCGTGCCCGGCTGGCGCGCCGATCTGGGCCAGCTGTCGAACGGCCGCCTGCAGGCCACGCGCGAATCCCCCGCGCCCCGAGCCGACCTGCGCATCGTCTTCGAACGCTCATGA
- the hrcA gene encoding heat-inducible transcriptional repressor HrcA, with the protein MLDDRAKLLLKTLVERYIADGQPVGSRTLSRSAGLDLSPATIRNVMSDLEALGLIASPHTSAGRVPTTRGYRLFVDTMLTAQREQMSAPSLAADQPQKVIANAAHLLSNLSQFVGVVMAPRRASVFKQIEFLRLSERRLLVIIVSPDGDVQNRVIFPESDYSQSQLVEASNYINAHFAGLTIEQVRDRLQSEVEKLRGEIAALMQAAVQVSSEVLTDAKADDVVISGERNLLSVTDFSSDMGQLRRAFDLFEEKAQLMRLLDVSSKAEGVRIFIGGESQVVPFEELSIVSANYEVDGQVVGTLGVIGPTRMPYDRMIQIVDITSRLVSNALSYRK; encoded by the coding sequence ATGCTGGACGACCGTGCCAAGTTGCTTTTGAAGACGCTGGTCGAGCGTTACATCGCCGATGGGCAACCCGTCGGATCACGCACGCTCTCGCGTTCGGCGGGGCTGGATCTCTCGCCCGCGACCATCCGCAACGTCATGTCCGACCTCGAGGCGCTGGGGCTCATTGCAAGCCCCCACACCTCGGCCGGACGCGTGCCGACCACGCGCGGCTACCGGCTCTTCGTCGACACCATGCTGACCGCCCAGCGCGAGCAGATGAGCGCGCCGAGCCTGGCGGCCGACCAGCCGCAGAAGGTGATCGCCAACGCCGCCCACCTGCTGTCGAACCTGTCGCAGTTCGTCGGCGTCGTGATGGCGCCGCGGCGTGCCTCGGTGTTCAAGCAGATCGAATTTTTGCGCCTGTCGGAGCGGCGGCTGCTGGTGATCATCGTGTCGCCCGACGGCGACGTGCAGAACCGCGTGATCTTCCCCGAGTCCGACTACTCGCAGTCGCAACTGGTCGAGGCCTCGAACTACATCAACGCGCATTTCGCGGGCCTGACGATCGAGCAGGTGCGCGACCGGCTGCAGTCCGAGGTCGAGAAGCTGCGCGGAGAAATCGCCGCGCTGATGCAGGCCGCGGTGCAGGTCAGCTCCGAAGTGCTCACCGATGCCAAGGCCGACGACGTCGTGATCTCCGGCGAGCGCAACCTGCTGTCGGTGACCGACTTTTCCAGCGACATGGGGCAGCTGCGGCGCGCCTTTGATCTCTTCGAGGAGAAGGCGCAACTGATGCGGCTGCTCGACGTGTCGAGCAAGGCCGAGGGCGTGCGCATCTTCATCGGCGGCGAAAGCCAGGTCGTGCCCTTCGAAGAGCTGTCGATCGTCAGCGCCAATTACGAGGTCGACGGCCAGGTGGTCGGCACGCTGGGCGTGATCGGTCCGACCCGCATGCCGTACGACCGCATGATCCAGATCGTCGACATCACGTCGCGGCTGGTGAGCAACGCGCTGAGCTACCGCAAGTAG
- the recN gene encoding DNA repair protein RecN, giving the protein MALRRIALRDFVIVRSLELDLSAGFTVLTGETGAGKSILIDALQLALGNRADAGAVREGAERLDVSAEFDADPALAGWLDEGGFEVGDGLLLRRTVDLQGRSRGWINGSPATATQLRELGDRLLDIHGQHAWQSLTRPEAVRGLLDAYAGARTDALDAAWHSWRQALSALEHARSAQDSLQRERERLQWQISEVAKLAPGADEWDELSAHHSRISNAQALIDAAQGASQALEDDDNGALAALTRAATLLQNCEHIEPEFRTLGEVLASCVAQASDAAHSLHGYLRDADTDPKTLAELDERMGLWMSLARRYKRTPAELPVLLAGWQAELQALDAQSDLEGLERAEQNTQQAYMKEAKALGKIRKQAAPRLAQAVTQAMQGLGMQGGRFDVELQPLVQPGRAGLEEISFLVAGHAGSTPRAIGKVASGGELSRIALAIAVTTSELGAAQTLIFDEVDAGVGGAVAETVGRLMKQLGRDRQVLAVTHLPQVAACADHHLVVAKRQTTTAGTEGPRTESGVSRLAADDRAREIARMLGGEKVSATSLAHAREMLGHKTPATAP; this is encoded by the coding sequence ATGGCTTTGCGACGCATCGCACTGCGCGACTTCGTGATCGTGCGGTCCCTTGAACTCGATCTGTCGGCCGGCTTCACGGTGCTGACCGGGGAAACCGGCGCCGGCAAGTCCATCCTGATCGACGCGCTGCAGCTGGCGCTGGGCAACCGCGCCGACGCCGGTGCCGTGCGCGAAGGCGCCGAGCGGCTCGATGTGAGCGCCGAGTTCGACGCCGACCCGGCCCTGGCCGGCTGGCTCGACGAAGGCGGCTTCGAGGTCGGCGACGGCCTGCTGCTGCGCCGCACGGTCGACCTGCAGGGACGCAGCCGCGGCTGGATCAACGGCAGCCCCGCCACCGCCACGCAACTGCGCGAACTGGGCGACCGCCTGCTCGACATCCACGGCCAGCACGCCTGGCAGAGCCTGACCCGACCCGAGGCCGTGCGCGGCCTGCTCGACGCCTACGCGGGCGCGCGCACCGACGCGCTCGACGCCGCCTGGCACAGCTGGCGGCAGGCGCTCTCGGCGCTTGAGCACGCACGCTCGGCGCAAGACTCGCTGCAACGCGAGCGCGAGCGGCTGCAGTGGCAGATTTCAGAAGTCGCCAAGCTCGCGCCGGGTGCCGACGAGTGGGACGAACTCTCGGCCCATCATTCGCGCATCTCGAACGCGCAGGCGCTCATCGACGCGGCCCAGGGCGCGAGCCAGGCGCTCGAAGACGACGACAACGGCGCCCTTGCCGCGCTCACGCGCGCCGCGACGCTGCTGCAGAACTGCGAGCACATCGAGCCCGAATTCCGCACGCTGGGCGAGGTGTTGGCTTCCTGCGTGGCGCAGGCCTCGGACGCGGCCCATTCGCTGCACGGCTACCTGCGCGACGCCGACACCGACCCCAAAACCCTCGCCGAACTCGACGAGCGCATGGGCCTGTGGATGTCGCTCGCGCGCCGCTACAAGCGCACGCCGGCCGAACTGCCCGTGCTGCTGGCCGGCTGGCAGGCCGAGCTGCAGGCGCTCGACGCGCAAAGCGACCTCGAAGGCCTGGAACGCGCCGAGCAGAACACCCAGCAGGCCTACATGAAGGAAGCCAAGGCCCTCGGCAAGATCCGCAAGCAGGCTGCGCCGCGCCTGGCCCAAGCCGTCACGCAGGCGATGCAGGGGCTGGGCATGCAGGGCGGGCGCTTCGACGTCGAACTGCAGCCGCTGGTACAGCCCGGCCGTGCCGGCCTCGAAGAAATCTCGTTCCTGGTGGCCGGCCACGCCGGCAGCACGCCGCGTGCCATCGGCAAGGTGGCCTCGGGCGGTGAGCTCTCGCGCATCGCACTGGCCATCGCCGTGACGACCAGCGAACTGGGCGCCGCGCAGACGCTGATCTTCGACGAGGTCGATGCAGGCGTCGGCGGTGCCGTCGCCGAGACCGTGGGCCGCCTCATGAAGCAACTCGGCCGCGACCGCCAGGTGCTCGCCGTGACCCATCTTCCGCAAGTAGCAGCCTGCGCCGACCATCACCTCGTGGTCGCCAAGCGCCAGACGACAACCGCCGGCACGGAAGGCCCGCGCACCGAAAGCGGCGTGTCGCGCCTCGCGGCCGACGACCGGGCACGCGAAATCGCCCGCATGCTGGGCGGCGAAAAGGTATCGGCCACCTCGCTGGCCCATGCGCGCGAAATGCTCGGCCACAAGACGCCGGCGACCGCCCCATGA
- the mutY gene encoding A/G-specific adenine glycosylase: MPPDFAAQIVRWQRSHGRSELPWQNTRDPYRVWLSEVMLQQTQVTTVLGYFARFLERFPDVAALAAGTEDEVFGLWSGLGYYSRARNMHRCAQEVVARFGGAFPHTAVELVTLPGIGRSTAAAIAAFCFGERVAILDGNVKRVLTRVLGFDGDMSSSAQERALWDLATQLLPPEGQREAVAHYTQGLMDLGATVCLPRKPSCMICPVNASCVGSRQGAPERYPVKTRKLKRSAQSLWVLLARDAQGRVWLEKRPAKGIWAGLHCLPVFDSHEALLAALPSGAAHDTQDLPPFVHVLTHKDLHLHPVLLQDVQPQGEGARWVEAQEWSRLGLPAPMRKLLEAAEA, translated from the coding sequence CTGCCCCCCGATTTCGCCGCACAGATCGTGCGCTGGCAGCGCAGCCACGGGCGCAGCGAACTGCCGTGGCAGAACACGCGCGATCCGTACCGGGTCTGGCTGTCGGAGGTGATGCTCCAGCAGACCCAGGTCACGACTGTGCTCGGTTACTTCGCGCGCTTTCTCGAGCGCTTCCCGGATGTGGCGGCGCTGGCTGCCGGCACCGAGGACGAGGTGTTCGGCCTGTGGAGCGGGCTGGGCTACTACAGCCGCGCGCGCAACATGCACCGCTGCGCGCAGGAGGTGGTTGCGCGCTTCGGCGGTGCCTTTCCGCACACCGCTGTTGAACTCGTGACCCTGCCCGGCATCGGGCGTTCCACCGCTGCGGCGATTGCGGCCTTCTGTTTCGGCGAGCGCGTGGCCATCCTCGACGGCAATGTGAAGCGCGTGCTGACGCGCGTGCTCGGCTTCGACGGCGACATGTCGTCGTCGGCGCAGGAGCGTGCGCTGTGGGACCTCGCCACGCAGCTGCTGCCGCCAGAAGGCCAGCGCGAGGCGGTGGCGCACTACACGCAGGGCCTGATGGACCTCGGCGCCACGGTCTGCCTGCCGCGCAAGCCCAGCTGCATGATCTGCCCGGTGAATGCCAGCTGCGTGGGCTCGCGCCAGGGCGCACCCGAGCGCTATCCCGTGAAGACGCGCAAGCTCAAGCGCAGCGCCCAGTCGCTGTGGGTGCTGCTGGCGCGCGATGCCCAAGGGCGCGTGTGGCTGGAGAAGCGACCGGCCAAGGGCATCTGGGCGGGGCTGCATTGCCTGCCGGTGTTCGACAGCCACGAGGCGCTGCTCGCGGCCTTGCCGTCGGGCGCAGCGCATGACACGCAAGACCTGCCGCCCTTCGTGCACGTGCTGACCCACAAGGACCTGCACCTGCATCCCGTGCTGCTCCAAGACGTCCAGCCGCAAGGCGAGGGCGCGCGCTGGGTCGAGGCGCAGGAGTGGAGCCGGTTGGGGCTGCCCGCTCCGATGCGCAAGCTGCTGGAAGCCGCCGAGGCCTGA
- the rapZ gene encoding RNase adapter RapZ has product MNLDLVLITGMSGSGKSVALHALEDAGYYCVDNLPPELLTAFIALQHEQQATRVAIAMDVRSGVSLPIVPQQLEALRADGVSLRSLFLDATTDALLRRYSETRRRHPLSRQESRTDVPEQHRVLVQAIELERELLADLRDGADVIDTSLIRPAQLQSYIKGLISAPQNALTLVFESFAFKRGVPLDADYVFDVRMLPNPHYVPALRALTGRDEPVIEWLREHDDVARMFDDIEQFLTHWLDALARDHRSYVTVAIGCTGGQHRSVFLVEQLARAFGARWGALKRHRELDA; this is encoded by the coding sequence ATGAATCTCGACCTCGTCCTCATCACCGGCATGTCGGGCTCCGGCAAGTCGGTGGCGCTGCACGCGCTGGAAGACGCCGGCTACTACTGCGTCGACAACCTGCCGCCCGAGCTGCTCACCGCTTTCATCGCGCTGCAACACGAGCAGCAAGCCACGCGCGTGGCAATTGCGATGGACGTGCGCAGCGGCGTGTCGCTGCCGATCGTGCCGCAGCAACTCGAAGCACTGCGCGCCGACGGCGTCTCGCTGCGCTCGCTGTTCCTCGACGCGACCACCGATGCGCTGCTGCGTCGCTATTCGGAAACGCGCCGGCGCCACCCGCTCTCGCGCCAGGAAAGCCGCACCGACGTGCCCGAACAGCACCGCGTGCTGGTGCAGGCCATCGAACTCGAACGCGAACTGCTGGCCGACCTGCGCGACGGCGCCGACGTGATCGACACCAGTCTCATCCGCCCCGCGCAGCTCCAGAGCTACATCAAGGGGCTGATCTCGGCGCCGCAGAACGCGCTGACGCTGGTGTTCGAGTCGTTCGCCTTCAAGCGCGGCGTGCCGCTGGACGCCGACTACGTGTTCGACGTGCGCATGCTGCCCAACCCGCACTACGTGCCGGCACTGCGCGCACTGACGGGCCGCGACGAACCGGTGATCGAGTGGCTGCGCGAGCACGACGACGTGGCGCGCATGTTCGACGACATCGAACAGTTCCTGACGCACTGGCTCGATGCACTGGCGCGCGACCACCGCAGCTACGTGACGGTGGCCATCGGCTGCACCGGCGGGCAGCACCGGTCGGTGTTCCTGGTCGAGCAGCTGGCGCGCGCTTTCGGTGCCCGCTGGGGCGCACTCAAGCGCCACCGCGAACTCGACGCCTGA
- a CDS encoding NAD kinase, whose product MTSRFRHVALIGKYQASGARAQADARDGVMEGIGAFLESQGCTVFVERSSCEDTDAPPHPRYQALSVEEIGQRCDLGLVVGGDGTMLGIGRQLACYGIPLIGINRGRLGFITDIPLDNYQATLIPMLAGEYEEDHRSLMHAQVIRDEAVVFDALAMNDVVVNRGATSGMVEMRVSVGRHFVANQRADGLIIASPTGSTAYALSAGGPLLHPAVPGWVMVPIAPHTLSNRPVLLPDADEIVIELVSGRDASANFDMQSLASLAIGDRVVVRRSDFRVRFLHPRGWSYFDTLRKKLHWNEGGS is encoded by the coding sequence ATGACCTCTCGCTTTCGTCACGTCGCCCTGATCGGCAAATACCAGGCTTCCGGCGCCCGGGCGCAAGCCGATGCGCGCGACGGCGTGATGGAGGGCATTGGCGCCTTCCTCGAATCGCAGGGTTGCACGGTGTTCGTGGAGCGTTCGTCCTGCGAGGACACCGATGCCCCGCCGCACCCGCGCTACCAGGCGCTGTCGGTCGAAGAAATCGGCCAGCGCTGCGACCTCGGCCTCGTGGTCGGCGGTGACGGCACCATGCTCGGCATTGGCCGGCAGCTCGCGTGCTACGGCATCCCGCTGATCGGCATCAACCGCGGCCGGCTCGGCTTCATCACCGACATTCCGCTGGACAACTACCAGGCCACGCTGATCCCGATGCTGGCCGGCGAATACGAAGAAGACCACCGCAGCCTGATGCACGCGCAGGTGATCCGCGACGAGGCCGTGGTGTTCGACGCGCTCGCGATGAACGACGTGGTAGTCAACCGCGGCGCCACCTCGGGCATGGTCGAGATGCGCGTGTCGGTGGGCCGCCATTTCGTGGCCAACCAGCGCGCCGACGGGTTGATCATCGCGTCGCCCACGGGTTCGACGGCCTATGCGCTGTCGGCCGGCGGGCCGCTGCTGCATCCGGCGGTGCCGGGCTGGGTGATGGTGCCGATCGCGCCGCACACGCTGTCGAACCGCCCCGTGCTGCTGCCCGACGCCGACGAGATCGTGATCGAGCTGGTGAGCGGGCGCGACGCCAGCGCCAATTTCGACATGCAGTCGCTCGCCTCGCTCGCCATCGGCGACCGCGTGGTGGTGCGCCGCTCCGATTTCCGGGTGCGCTTCCTGCACCCGCGCGGCTGGAGCTACTTCGACACGCTGCGCAAGAAACTCCATTGGAACGAAGGGGGCTCCTGA